A single region of the Mycobacterium avium subsp. avium genome encodes:
- a CDS encoding MarR family winged helix-turn-helix transcriptional regulator, translating to MTEADDAPLGYLLYRVGAALRPEVSGALGPLGLTLPEFVCLRILSMFPGMSSAELSRRAGVTPQAMNTVLRRLQEVGAVARPSSVSSGRSLPAHLTGAGRTLLKRAEAAVRGADARILAKLTETQQREFKRMLQKLGSDG from the coding sequence ATGACTGAGGCCGACGACGCGCCGCTGGGTTACCTGCTGTACCGGGTGGGGGCCGCGCTGCGCCCGGAGGTTTCCGGGGCGCTGGGCCCGCTGGGTTTGACCCTGCCCGAATTCGTTTGCCTGCGCATTCTTTCGATGTTCCCGGGCATGTCGAGTGCGGAGTTGTCCCGCCGCGCGGGCGTCACCCCGCAGGCGATGAACACGGTGCTGCGCCGGCTGCAGGAGGTCGGCGCGGTGGCGCGGCCGTCGTCGGTGTCGTCCGGGCGCTCGCTGCCGGCCCACCTGACCGGCGCGGGCCGCACCCTGCTCAAGCGGGCCGAAGCCGCGGTGCGCGGCGCCGATGCCCGAATCCTGGCCAAGCTCACCGAGACTCAGCAGCGCGAGTTCAAACGAATGCTGCAGAAACTGGGCTCCGACGGCTGA
- a CDS encoding amidase, whose product MRHVHAFGDDALGDLDAVGLADALRAGRVSRAEVVEAAIARTEAVDPMLNGLAYAAFQQARAAAERPDPPAGFSAFFDGAPTFIKDNIDVAGQPTMHGTDAWTSYNAVADSVFTRLYLATGLISVGKTQLSEFGFSAAAEHPRLGPVRNPWDTDYTAGASSSGSGAFVAAGVVPIAHANDGGGSIRIPAACNGLVGLKPSRGRLPLDATLRRMPVGVVANGVVTRSVRDTAAFYREAERIWRNPRLAPIGDVTGPGRQRLRIAVLTRSIQRECSPRIRELTLKTAGLLEELGHRVEHLDEPPVAASFVDDFVLYWGFLALAQVRSGRHLFGPTFDRDKLDSLTRGLYRHTSRNLHRLPLAIARLRRARRRTAPLFGIYDAALTPTVADETPRIGFLAPTDYQQVISRLIDWVSFTPLHNVTGEPAISLPLAQSEHGMPVGMMLSADIGQEALLLQLAYELEEARPWPRIQAA is encoded by the coding sequence ATGCGACACGTGCACGCGTTCGGCGACGACGCCCTCGGCGACCTCGACGCGGTCGGGCTGGCCGACGCCCTCCGAGCCGGTCGGGTGAGCCGGGCCGAGGTGGTCGAGGCCGCGATCGCGCGCACCGAGGCCGTCGACCCGATGCTGAATGGCTTGGCGTACGCGGCTTTTCAGCAGGCGCGGGCGGCCGCCGAGCGGCCCGACCCGCCCGCCGGTTTCTCCGCGTTTTTCGACGGCGCCCCGACGTTCATCAAGGACAACATCGACGTCGCCGGCCAGCCCACCATGCACGGCACCGACGCGTGGACGTCGTACAACGCCGTCGCAGACAGCGTGTTCACCCGGCTGTACCTGGCCACCGGGCTGATCTCGGTGGGCAAGACGCAGCTGTCGGAGTTCGGTTTCAGCGCGGCGGCCGAGCATCCCCGGCTGGGCCCGGTCCGTAACCCGTGGGACACCGACTACACCGCCGGGGCGTCGTCGTCGGGATCGGGCGCGTTCGTCGCCGCCGGCGTGGTGCCGATCGCGCACGCCAACGACGGCGGCGGCTCCATCCGCATCCCGGCGGCCTGCAACGGGCTGGTCGGTCTCAAGCCGTCGCGCGGGCGGCTGCCGCTGGATGCCACGCTGCGCCGGATGCCGGTCGGGGTGGTGGCCAACGGGGTGGTGACGCGTTCGGTGCGCGACACCGCGGCGTTCTACCGGGAGGCCGAGCGGATCTGGCGCAACCCCAGGCTGGCGCCGATCGGCGACGTCACGGGCCCGGGCCGCCAGCGGCTGCGGATCGCAGTGTTGACCCGGTCGATCCAGCGCGAGTGCAGTCCGCGGATCCGGGAGCTGACGCTCAAGACGGCCGGCCTGCTCGAGGAGCTCGGCCACCGGGTCGAACACCTCGACGAGCCCCCGGTCGCGGCCAGCTTCGTCGACGATTTCGTGCTGTATTGGGGGTTTTTGGCGCTGGCCCAGGTGCGCAGCGGCCGGCACCTGTTCGGCCCGACGTTCGACCGCGACAAGCTGGACAGCCTGACCCGGGGCCTGTACCGGCACACCAGCCGCAACCTGCACCGCCTGCCGCTGGCGATCGCGCGGCTGCGCCGGGCGCGACGGCGCACCGCGCCCCTGTTCGGCATCTACGACGCGGCGCTGACCCCGACCGTCGCCGACGAGACGCCGCGCATCGGTTTCCTGGCGCCGACCGACTACCAGCAGGTGATCAGCAGGTTGATCGACTGGGTGTCGTTCACCCCGCTGCACAACGTCACCGGCGAGCCGGCCATCTCGCTGCCGTTGGCGCAGTCCGAGCACGGCATGCCGGTCGGCATGATGCTGTCGGCCGACATTGGCCAGGAGGCGTTGCTGCTGCAGCTGGCCTACGAGCTGGAAGAGGCGCGGCCGTGGCCGCGCATCCAGGCCGCCTGA